One genomic segment of Streptomyces liangshanensis includes these proteins:
- a CDS encoding SpoIIE family protein phosphatase, which produces MSEIPGTTGDVVWQSSPPGSIYDYIRVASFSIGPDGLVDQWSVRAAELFGIAPHQVRGKDPVEVFMPAELRPRGHRRVAEILDGKEWTGLVPFRMPHEGGGHGLAEIYVMPSETETGERAALCVVVDVRALRRIETDLASSQAIFGQSPFGFLLFGNDLRVQRANARFAKVFGGAIEDHRGRTVHDYLSRPEADRLTGALKRVLETGEAVNDFQIVGTQPGGKDRRHWSINLYRVHSGAGRPIGVAGIGMDVTRRHIAAREAASARRNLALLNEASARIGNSLDLETTARELLDVAVPGFCDLAAVDLYQSLLTGEEAPPGRGGSSRSESGGGSASLRRVAFASAVSDAPLTGPGDLLEGGYVPPEVGAVHRFPFSSLAANALRTGRTQAVPGSAGSLIQSTLAVPLVAHDAVVGLAQFSRTKGSEPFGDRDRALAVELAARAAVCIDNARLYRREHERALILQRSLLPPGDPEAAGLDIACRYLPGNTATEVGGDWFDVIELPGHRTALVVGDVMGRGLRAAVAMGELRTAVRTLALLDLEPAEVLSALDEIARGLGTPSGAQQASRVAHKSRDADLSEVYLATCVYAVYDPVTRRCTFANAGHPPPVVVEPGEEPLLLDVPPGMPLGVGGEPFEQVEVELAEGALLSLYTDGLVESRDQPLDEGLTAFRAALSHPVRPLEDVCDHVLNTLDTRHGEDDIALLMARIQGLPADAVGDWRLPREPRSVGRARELARAQLVDWDLEALVDTVELLVSELVTNALRYGEGEIRLRLLRDRTLVCEVWDAGLVQPRRRRARDTDEGGRGLQLVGLLSAAWGSRRTPRGKTVWFELPLPDGDSTAEPTVEQLLSMF; this is translated from the coding sequence GTGAGCGAGATACCTGGGACGACGGGCGACGTCGTGTGGCAGAGCAGTCCGCCCGGCTCGATCTATGACTACATAAGAGTCGCTTCGTTCTCGATCGGCCCCGACGGGCTGGTCGACCAGTGGAGCGTGCGGGCCGCTGAGCTGTTCGGGATCGCTCCGCACCAGGTCAGGGGCAAGGACCCGGTCGAGGTGTTCATGCCCGCCGAGCTGCGTCCGCGCGGGCACCGCCGGGTCGCCGAGATCCTGGACGGCAAGGAGTGGACCGGCCTGGTCCCCTTCCGCATGCCCCACGAGGGCGGCGGGCACGGCCTGGCCGAGATCTATGTGATGCCCAGTGAGACGGAGACCGGCGAACGGGCCGCGCTCTGCGTGGTCGTCGACGTCAGGGCGTTGCGCCGGATCGAAACCGACCTCGCCTCGTCGCAGGCCATTTTCGGCCAATCTCCCTTCGGCTTCCTGCTGTTCGGCAACGATCTCCGGGTGCAGCGCGCCAACGCGCGCTTCGCGAAGGTCTTCGGCGGCGCGATCGAGGACCACCGCGGCCGTACCGTCCACGACTACCTGTCCCGCCCCGAGGCCGACCGCCTGACCGGCGCCCTCAAGCGGGTCCTGGAGACCGGCGAGGCGGTCAACGACTTCCAGATCGTGGGGACGCAGCCCGGCGGCAAGGACCGCAGGCACTGGTCCATCAACCTCTACCGCGTGCACAGCGGGGCTGGCCGGCCCATCGGGGTGGCCGGGATCGGCATGGATGTCACACGCCGTCACATCGCCGCCCGCGAGGCCGCCAGCGCCCGCCGGAACCTCGCCCTCCTCAACGAGGCGAGCGCCCGGATCGGCAACTCGCTGGACCTGGAGACCACCGCCCGCGAGCTCCTCGACGTCGCCGTCCCCGGCTTCTGCGACCTGGCCGCCGTGGACCTCTACCAGAGCCTGCTCACCGGCGAGGAGGCCCCGCCGGGACGCGGCGGCTCCTCCCGCTCCGAGTCGGGCGGCGGCAGCGCCTCGCTGCGCCGGGTCGCGTTCGCCAGCGCCGTGTCGGACGCGCCGCTGACCGGACCGGGCGACCTGCTGGAGGGCGGGTACGTGCCTCCGGAGGTCGGCGCGGTCCACCGCTTCCCGTTCAGCTCGCTCGCCGCCAACGCGCTGCGCACCGGCCGGACGCAGGCCGTCCCCGGGAGCGCGGGCAGCCTCATCCAGTCGACGCTGGCCGTCCCGCTGGTGGCGCACGACGCCGTCGTGGGGCTCGCCCAGTTCTCCCGTACGAAGGGCAGCGAGCCGTTCGGTGACCGCGACCGCGCGCTCGCCGTCGAGCTGGCCGCCCGCGCGGCCGTCTGCATCGACAACGCGCGCCTCTACCGCCGGGAGCACGAGCGCGCGCTGATCCTCCAGCGCAGCCTGCTGCCGCCGGGCGACCCCGAGGCGGCCGGCCTCGACATCGCGTGTCGCTACCTGCCGGGCAACACCGCCACGGAGGTGGGCGGCGACTGGTTCGACGTCATCGAACTGCCCGGGCACCGGACCGCGTTGGTCGTCGGCGACGTGATGGGACGCGGGCTGCGGGCCGCCGTGGCCATGGGCGAACTGCGCACCGCCGTCCGTACGTTGGCCCTGCTCGACCTGGAACCGGCCGAGGTGCTCTCGGCGTTGGACGAGATCGCGCGGGGCCTCGGCACGCCGAGCGGCGCACAGCAGGCTTCCCGGGTCGCCCACAAGTCCCGCGACGCCGACCTCTCCGAGGTCTACCTCGCGACATGTGTGTACGCGGTCTACGACCCGGTCACCCGGCGCTGCACGTTCGCCAACGCCGGGCACCCGCCCCCGGTCGTCGTGGAGCCGGGCGAGGAGCCGCTGCTGCTCGACGTACCGCCGGGCATGCCCCTCGGCGTGGGGGGCGAGCCCTTCGAGCAGGTGGAGGTGGAGCTCGCGGAGGGCGCGCTGCTGTCGCTCTACACGGACGGCCTGGTCGAGTCGCGGGACCAGCCGCTGGACGAGGGCCTGACCGCCTTCCGGGCGGCGCTGTCCCACCCCGTACGGCCGCTGGAGGACGTCTGCGACCACGTCCTGAACACGCTCGACACCCGGCACGGCGAGGACGACATCGCCCTGCTCATGGCCAGGATCCAGGGGCTCCCGGCCGACGCCGTGGGCGACTGGCGGCTGCCGCGCGAGCCCCGCTCGGTGGGGCGGGCCAGGGAGCTGGCCCGGGCGCAGCTGGTCGACTGGGACCTGGAAGCCCTGGTCGACACGGTGGAACTGCTGGTCAGCGAGCTGGTCACCAACGCCCTGCGCTACGGCGAGGGCGAGATCAGGCTCCGGCTGCTGCGCGACCGTACGCTCGTTTGCGAGGTCTGGGACGCGGGCCTCGTGCAGCCGCGCCGGCGCCGCGCCCGCGACACCGACGAGGGCGGGCGGGGGCTCCAGTTGGTGGGCCTGCTGAGCGCGGCGTGGGGCTCGCGCAGGACCCCGCGCGGCAAGACGGTCTGGTTCGAACTGCCGCTGCCCGACGGGGACTCGACGGCGGAGCCGACGGTGGAGCAACTGCTGAGCATGTTCTGA
- a CDS encoding ATP-binding protein has product MVGLIDTQGARSEWTFPAEPGAVRTARHSVRDTLRAWEMVPAVCEAAVLLVSELVTNSLRYTPGPIGVKLAIVDLAPAPDPSTCPQGDTAPATGRALLVEVSDPLPDPPTPRTSALDDEGGRGLRLVACSSRRWGTRRGKTGKTVWFELPLPG; this is encoded by the coding sequence GTGGTCGGCTTGATCGACACGCAGGGCGCACGCTCCGAGTGGACCTTCCCCGCCGAGCCGGGGGCCGTGCGCACCGCCCGCCATTCCGTCCGTGACACGCTCCGCGCCTGGGAGATGGTCCCTGCCGTCTGCGAGGCGGCCGTTCTGCTGGTCAGCGAGCTGGTGACCAATTCGCTGCGGTACACGCCCGGCCCCATCGGGGTGAAGCTCGCGATCGTCGACCTCGCTCCCGCCCCGGACCCCTCGACCTGTCCCCAGGGGGACACCGCCCCCGCCACGGGCCGCGCCCTGCTCGTGGAAGTCTCCGATCCCCTCCCTGACCCGCCCACCCCGCGCACCTCGGCCCTCGACGACGAGGGCGGCCGTGGCCTGCGGCTCGTGGCCTGTTCCTCCCGGCGCTGGGGCACGCGCCGCGGGAAGACGGGCAAGACCGTGTGGTTCGAGCTACCTCTGCCTGGTTAG
- a CDS encoding (deoxy)nucleoside triphosphate pyrophosphohydrolase, whose amino-acid sequence MDDRVVVAGALCDRGRLLAARRSAPPELAGRWELPGGKVEPGEGPEEALVRELREELGVETLPVERIPGQWPLGRGRVLQVWTARLLSGEPTPLEDHDELRWLGPDEVHTVDWLDQDRPAVAEAARLLRDALDRPTR is encoded by the coding sequence ATGGATGATCGTGTCGTGGTCGCGGGCGCCCTCTGCGACCGCGGGCGGCTGCTGGCCGCCCGCCGCAGCGCGCCGCCCGAGCTGGCCGGCCGCTGGGAGCTGCCCGGCGGCAAGGTGGAGCCGGGGGAGGGCCCCGAGGAGGCGCTGGTACGGGAGCTGCGCGAGGAGCTGGGTGTCGAGACGCTCCCCGTGGAGCGGATCCCCGGCCAGTGGCCGCTGGGCCGGGGCCGTGTCCTCCAGGTGTGGACGGCCCGGCTGCTCTCCGGTGAGCCCACGCCGCTGGAGGACCACGACGAGCTGCGCTGGCTCGGCCCGGACGAGGTCCACACGGTCGACTGGCTCGACCAGGACCGCCCGGCCGTCGCCGAGGCCGCCCGTCTGCTCCGCGACGCCCTGGACCGCCCGACCCGCTGA
- a CDS encoding SPOR domain-containing protein, translating into MNDSGAALPWLVIRQDGNGNRYRVGRYATKDEAQKIADNLDARGPGRLYWVERVVQTTR; encoded by the coding sequence ATGAACGACAGTGGAGCCGCGCTCCCCTGGCTGGTGATACGGCAGGACGGCAACGGCAATCGCTACCGGGTCGGCAGGTACGCGACCAAGGACGAGGCCCAGAAGATCGCCGACAACCTCGACGCCCGCGGCCCCGGCCGCCTCTACTGGGTGGAGCGCGTCGTACAAACGACCCGCTGA
- a CDS encoding purine-cytosine permease family protein, giving the protein MTDTAIPTSDSPPDEGPARSYAKLAADESREDYSLRYAPHSFRRWSPSTVAGTALGGIAYLADFAIGASIVFTYGFTSGFASILTAAAIIFVTGIPIARACAKYGLDMDLITRGAGFGYFGSTLTSLIYASFTFIFFALEGSIMAQAMHQAIGLPVQVGYLVTTLIVIPIVFRGMGALAKVQAWTQPIWLVGLVLPFVVLAFHAPGSWGAFSSFGGTEGAGSGFDWIGFGLGTGVALSLIAQIGEQADYLRFMPAKTRENRRRWNVAVLAAGPGWVVIGAAKQLGGAFLAFVALEAVGKTHALEPIAPQIEALRPWLGSFALPAAAIFVIVSQIKINVTNAYSGSLSWSNFFSRITHKHPGRVWYIFLNLAIALTLMEMNMFAALNKLLGFYSNVGIAWITAVAADLVINKRIGLSPPYIEFKRAYLYAVNPAGFGAMVIASVVSILAFFGLFGTYAEAFSTFIAAGLALILCPLIAWLTKGRYYLARPNPVNGPGVEVPDITATHHCAVCETAYELPDIADCPVRSGPICSLCCSLDSTCGDACRKMKDAAPVLMPLPTVRTVGRT; this is encoded by the coding sequence ATGACGGACACCGCGATCCCCACCTCCGACAGCCCACCCGACGAGGGGCCGGCGCGCAGCTACGCCAAGCTCGCCGCCGACGAGAGCCGCGAGGACTACTCGCTCCGCTACGCGCCGCACTCGTTCCGCCGCTGGTCGCCCTCGACGGTCGCGGGCACCGCGCTCGGCGGGATCGCGTATCTGGCGGACTTCGCGATCGGCGCCTCGATCGTGTTCACGTACGGCTTCACCAGCGGGTTCGCCTCCATCCTCACGGCGGCGGCGATCATCTTCGTCACAGGCATCCCGATCGCGCGGGCCTGCGCCAAGTACGGCCTGGACATGGACCTCATCACCCGCGGCGCCGGCTTCGGCTACTTCGGCTCGACGCTGACCTCGCTGATCTACGCGTCCTTCACCTTCATCTTCTTCGCCCTCGAAGGCTCGATCATGGCGCAGGCCATGCACCAGGCCATCGGACTCCCGGTCCAGGTCGGCTACTTGGTCACCACGCTCATCGTCATCCCCATCGTGTTCCGGGGGATGGGCGCGCTGGCCAAGGTCCAGGCGTGGACCCAGCCGATCTGGCTCGTCGGCCTGGTCCTGCCGTTCGTCGTGCTCGCCTTCCACGCGCCGGGCTCCTGGGGCGCGTTCAGCTCCTTCGGCGGCACGGAAGGGGCCGGCTCGGGCTTCGACTGGATCGGCTTCGGGCTCGGTACGGGTGTGGCGCTCTCGCTCATCGCCCAGATCGGCGAACAGGCCGACTACCTGCGCTTCATGCCCGCCAAGACGCGGGAGAACAGGCGCCGCTGGAACGTGGCCGTCCTCGCCGCCGGGCCCGGCTGGGTCGTCATCGGCGCGGCGAAGCAGCTCGGCGGCGCGTTCCTCGCGTTCGTGGCGCTGGAGGCGGTCGGCAAGACCCACGCGCTGGAGCCCATCGCCCCGCAGATCGAGGCGCTCAGGCCGTGGCTCGGCTCCTTCGCGCTGCCCGCCGCCGCGATCTTCGTGATCGTCTCCCAGATCAAGATCAACGTCACCAACGCCTACAGCGGCTCGCTGTCCTGGTCGAACTTCTTCTCCCGCATCACGCACAAGCACCCGGGGCGGGTCTGGTACATCTTCCTCAACCTCGCCATCGCGCTGACGCTGATGGAGATGAACATGTTCGCGGCCCTCAACAAGCTGCTGGGCTTCTACTCGAACGTGGGCATCGCCTGGATCACCGCGGTCGCCGCCGACCTCGTGATCAACAAACGGATCGGGCTGAGCCCGCCGTACATCGAGTTCAAGCGGGCGTACCTGTACGCGGTCAACCCGGCCGGGTTCGGGGCGATGGTGATCGCGTCCGTGGTCTCGATCCTCGCCTTCTTCGGGCTGTTCGGGACGTACGCGGAGGCCTTCTCGACCTTCATCGCGGCCGGACTCGCCCTGATCCTCTGCCCGTTGATCGCCTGGCTGACGAAAGGGAGGTACTACCTGGCGCGGCCGAATCCGGTCAACGGACCGGGCGTCGAGGTCCCCGACATCACCGCCACCCATCACTGCGCGGTCTGCGAGACGGCGTACGAACTCCCGGACATCGCCGACTGCCCGGTCCGGTCGGGGCCGATCTGCTCGTTGTGCTGCTCGCTCGACTCGACGTGCGGGGACGCCTGCCGGAAGATGAAGGACGCGGCGCCGGTCCTGATGCCGCTGCCGACGGTACGTACGGTCGGCCGGACCTGA
- a CDS encoding GntR family transcriptional regulator — protein MAFGEQPAYLRVAGDLRKKIANGALPPRTRLPSQARIREEYGVSDTVALEARKVLMAEGLVEGRSGSGTYVRERPVPRRIARSGYRPPSGSSPFRQEQTADGVRGTWQSSSEQDVAGPEIAARLGIEPEDRVMRTRYVFRDGGEPMMLSTSWEPLAVTGRTPVMLPEEGPLGGCGVVERMAAIDIVVDNVLEEVGARPGLAEELMSLGGVPGHVVMVLERTYFASGRAVETADVVVPADRYRVAYHLSVK, from the coding sequence ATGGCTTTTGGTGAGCAGCCTGCCTATCTGCGTGTCGCCGGTGATCTCCGCAAGAAGATCGCCAACGGCGCGCTGCCGCCCCGCACCCGACTGCCCTCGCAGGCCCGCATCCGCGAGGAGTACGGCGTGTCCGACACGGTCGCGCTGGAGGCGCGCAAGGTGCTGATGGCCGAAGGGCTGGTGGAGGGCCGCTCCGGGTCGGGCACGTACGTGCGGGAGCGCCCGGTCCCGCGCCGCATCGCCCGCTCCGGGTACCGGCCGCCGAGCGGCTCCAGCCCCTTCCGCCAGGAGCAGACGGCGGACGGCGTGCGGGGGACGTGGCAGTCCAGCAGCGAACAGGACGTGGCGGGCCCGGAGATCGCCGCGCGGCTCGGCATCGAGCCGGAGGACCGGGTGATGCGGACGCGGTACGTGTTCCGCGACGGGGGCGAGCCGATGATGCTCTCCACCTCCTGGGAGCCCCTGGCGGTCACGGGGCGGACGCCGGTGATGCTGCCCGAGGAGGGGCCGCTCGGCGGGTGCGGGGTCGTGGAGCGGATGGCGGCCATCGACATCGTCGTGGACAACGTGCTGGAGGAGGTCGGCGCGCGCCCGGGGCTTGCGGAGGAGCTCATGTCGCTCGGCGGGGTCCCCGGACACGTGGTGATGGTCCTGGAGCGGACGTACTTCGCGTCGGGGCGCGCGGTCGAGACGGCGGACGTGGTGGTGCCGGCGGACCGCTACCGGGTGGCGTACCACTTGTCGGTGAAATGA